The following are encoded in a window of Novosphingobium sp. ZN18A2 genomic DNA:
- a CDS encoding PilZ domain-containing protein, translating into MIPAATIAPASTPRRRESREAVEMFAHFRHGARRCTVMLKDLTRHGARIEGHGALQRDEAIGLAFPGLAPVLAFVAWCNGPCAGIEFAEPLRPQQYESLLRDHALPALRPDPPGSGLPLVA; encoded by the coding sequence TTGATACCTGCCGCCACCATCGCTCCCGCCAGCACGCCCCGTCGCCGCGAATCGCGCGAAGCCGTGGAAATGTTCGCCCACTTCCGGCACGGCGCGCGCCGCTGCACCGTCATGCTGAAAGACCTGACACGCCACGGGGCCAGGATCGAAGGCCATGGCGCGCTGCAACGCGACGAGGCGATCGGCCTTGCCTTTCCCGGTCTGGCCCCTGTTCTGGCGTTTGTTGCATGGTGCAACGGGCCTTGCGCGGGTATAGAATTCGCCGAACCGCTGCGCCCGCAACAATACGAAAGCCTGTTGCGCGACCACGCCTTGCCGGCCCTGCGGCCCGATCCGCCCGGCAGTGGCCTGCCTCTGGTCGCCTGA
- the rpsF gene encoding 30S ribosomal protein S6, which translates to MPLYEHVFLARQDLSQSQVDALAAAATEIVEQNNGKVTKTETWGLRSLAYKIQKNRKAHFVLLNIEAPGETVSELERQSAMNEDIIRYMTIRVDEHEAGPSVMMRKNERDRSRRREREGD; encoded by the coding sequence GTGCCGCTTTATGAGCACGTGTTCCTGGCACGCCAGGATCTCAGCCAGTCGCAGGTAGATGCGCTGGCTGCCGCCGCCACCGAGATCGTCGAGCAGAACAATGGCAAGGTCACCAAGACGGAGACCTGGGGCCTGCGCTCGCTCGCCTACAAGATCCAGAAGAACCGCAAGGCGCACTTCGTGCTGCTGAACATCGAAGCTCCGGGCGAAACCGTTTCCGAACTCGAGCGTCAGTCCGCGATGAACGAAGACATCATCCGCTACATGACCATCCGCGTGGACGAGCACGAAGCCGGCCCGTCGGTCATGATGCGCAAGAACGAACGCGACCGCAGCCGTCGCCGCGAACGCGAAGGGGATTGA
- the rplI gene encoding 50S ribosomal protein L9 → MQIILLERIEKLGTIGDEVTVKDGYARNFLLPNKKALRANEANRKVFEANRARIEADNAAKRDDAQNHAGNVEGKEVVLIRASSNAGHLYGSVSVRDIVEALNEQGAEVSKAMIVLERPIKSIGLYDVRVALHPEVAVNVKVNVARSADEAELQAQGVDVMAAMFEEENVPTGFTEEKDPNAEPGEIASEEPAAEEANDEEATQA, encoded by the coding sequence ATGCAGATCATCCTGCTCGAACGCATCGAGAAGCTGGGCACCATCGGCGATGAAGTGACCGTCAAGGACGGTTACGCGCGCAACTTCCTGCTGCCCAACAAGAAGGCGCTGCGCGCCAACGAAGCCAACCGCAAGGTCTTCGAAGCCAACCGCGCCCGTATCGAGGCCGACAACGCCGCCAAGCGCGACGACGCCCAGAACCATGCGGGCAATGTCGAAGGCAAGGAAGTGGTGCTGATCCGCGCTTCGTCCAACGCCGGCCATCTTTACGGTTCGGTTTCGGTCCGCGACATCGTGGAAGCCCTGAACGAACAGGGCGCCGAAGTGTCCAAGGCGATGATCGTGCTCGAACGCCCGATCAAGTCCATCGGCCTTTACGACGTGCGCGTCGCGCTTCACCCCGAAGTTGCCGTGAACGTCAAGGTCAACGTCGCGCGTTCGGCCGATGAGGCCGAACTGCAGGCGCAGGGCGTGGACGTCATGGCCGCGATGTTCGAAGAAGAAAACGTGCCCACCGGCTTTACCGAGGAAAAGGATCCCAACGCCGAGCCCGGCGAGATCGCTTCCGAGGAACCGGCTGCAGAGGAAGCCAACGACGAAGAGGCGACGCAAGCCTGA
- the rpsR gene encoding 30S ribosomal protein S18: MARPFFRRRKSCPFSGKNAPKIDYKDVRLLQGFMSERGKIVPSRITAVSAKKQRELSQAIKRARHIGLLPYIVK, from the coding sequence ATGGCTCGTCCGTTTTTCCGCCGCCGCAAGTCGTGCCCTTTCTCGGGCAAGAACGCGCCGAAGATCGACTACAAGGACGTGCGCCTGCTCCAGGGCTTCATGTCCGAACGTGGCAAGATCGTTCCCAGCCGCATCACCGCGGTTTCGGCCAAGAAGCAGCGTGAGCTGAGCCAGGCGATCAAGCGCGCCCGGCACATCGGCCTGCTTCCCTACATCGTGAAGTAA
- a CDS encoding alpha/beta fold hydrolase, which translates to MSDVRTEFYQGFDGARLALHRMGAGRPAIMLHGLFSSAETNWIKFGAAKAVAEAGFECLMPDLRAHGQSAAPHDPAAYPADVLVRDLEMLVSHLELDEYDLVGFSLGSRTSARGVLAGLTPRRLVLAGMGLEGLAGWARRRDFFFDVIDRFGTIRPGDKAYFAQQFLKTTGTDPAAARLLLATMEDTPPEALSDIVMATLVLCGADDNDNGSADKLAEALPDSVRVTIPGTHMSSVTMPEFGDEIARFLAEPNR; encoded by the coding sequence GTGAGCGACGTGCGTACCGAGTTCTACCAGGGTTTCGACGGGGCAAGGCTGGCGCTGCACCGGATGGGTGCGGGGCGCCCGGCGATCATGCTTCACGGCCTGTTTTCCTCTGCCGAAACCAACTGGATCAAGTTCGGCGCGGCAAAGGCGGTGGCAGAGGCGGGGTTCGAGTGCCTGATGCCCGACTTGCGCGCGCACGGGCAGAGCGCCGCGCCGCACGATCCCGCTGCCTATCCGGCCGACGTGCTGGTGCGCGATCTTGAGATGCTCGTATCGCACCTGGAACTGGACGAATACGATCTTGTCGGTTTTTCGCTGGGGTCGCGCACATCGGCGCGCGGCGTTCTGGCCGGACTCACGCCGCGACGGCTGGTGCTGGCGGGCATGGGGCTGGAAGGGCTTGCCGGATGGGCGCGGCGGCGCGATTTCTTCTTCGACGTGATCGACCGTTTCGGAACGATCAGGCCGGGCGACAAGGCATATTTCGCGCAGCAGTTCCTCAAGACCACAGGCACCGATCCGGCGGCCGCGCGCCTGTTGCTGGCGACGATGGAAGATACCCCGCCCGAAGCGCTTTCGGACATCGTCATGGCGACGCTGGTGCTTTGCGGCGCCGACGATAATGACAACGGTTCCGCCGACAAGTTGGCCGAAGCTTTGCCCGATTCCGTGCGCGTAACGATTCCCGGAACGCACATGAGTTCGGTCACGATGCCCGAATTTGGCGATGAAATAGCGCGATTTCTCGCCGAACCGAACCGTTAA
- a CDS encoding aspartate-semialdehyde dehydrogenase, translating to MGYRVVVVGATGNVGREMLNILAEREFPCDEIAAVASPRSTGTEIEFGETGKMLKVKNIEHFDFTGWDIALFAAGSGPTKEYAPKAASQGCVVIDNSSLYRMDPDVPLVVPEVNPDAIDGYKAKNIIANPNCSTAQMVVALKPLHDAAKIKRVVVSTYQSVSGAGKAGMDELFEQSRAIFVGDPVEAKKFTKQIAFNVIPHIDVFLEDGSTKEEWKMVVETKKILDPKVKVQATCVRVPVFVGHAEAISLEFEDELSAEKAQDILREAPGCMLVDKHEDGGYVTPVECVGDSATYISRVRDDVTVDNGIALWCVSDNLRKGAALNAVQIAELLGRRHLKKG from the coding sequence ATGGGTTACCGGGTGGTCGTGGTTGGCGCGACCGGCAATGTCGGACGCGAAATGCTGAACATCCTCGCGGAGCGCGAGTTCCCCTGTGACGAGATCGCGGCGGTCGCATCGCCGCGTTCCACGGGGACGGAAATCGAGTTCGGCGAAACCGGCAAGATGCTCAAGGTCAAGAATATCGAGCATTTCGATTTTACCGGATGGGATATCGCGCTGTTTGCCGCCGGTTCCGGCCCGACCAAGGAGTATGCCCCGAAGGCCGCATCGCAGGGCTGCGTGGTGATCGACAACTCGTCGCTCTATCGCATGGACCCGGACGTGCCGCTGGTCGTGCCGGAAGTTAACCCCGACGCGATCGACGGGTACAAGGCGAAGAACATCATCGCCAATCCCAACTGCTCTACCGCGCAGATGGTCGTCGCGCTGAAGCCGCTGCACGATGCGGCGAAGATCAAGCGCGTCGTCGTTTCCACCTACCAGTCGGTTTCCGGCGCGGGCAAGGCGGGCATGGACGAACTGTTCGAACAGAGCCGCGCCATCTTCGTCGGCGATCCGGTCGAAGCCAAGAAGTTCACCAAGCAGATCGCGTTCAATGTGATCCCGCACATCGACGTGTTCCTGGAAGACGGTTCCACCAAGGAAGAGTGGAAGATGGTGGTCGAGACCAAGAAGATCCTCGATCCCAAGGTCAAGGTCCAGGCCACTTGCGTGCGCGTTCCGGTGTTCGTCGGCCACGCCGAGGCGATCAGCCTTGAGTTCGAGGACGAGCTTTCGGCCGAAAAGGCGCAGGACATCCTGCGCGAGGCGCCGGGCTGCATGCTCGTCGACAAGCACGAGGACGGCGGATACGTGACGCCGGTCGAATGCGTGGGCGACAGCGCGACCTATATCAGCCGTGTGCGCGATGACGTTACCGTGGATAACGGTATCGCGCTGTGGTGCGTTTCCGACAACCTGCGCAAGGGCGCGGCGCTTAACGCCGTGCAGATCGCGGAACTTCTTGGTCGTCGCCACCTGAAGAAGGGCTGA
- a CDS encoding YbjN domain-containing protein, producing MRLVFAAAIAAVLATASPGTAEARVSAGDPDGMVAQLVKMGAKAELTRDDIGDPLINAEINGWKSSLVFYDCNAAHAKCQSFQFVAIFDAPKGFDPAPLYDFPRTHRFAAITINAQGDPRVSWDVITNGGIDDGIFRSAVFSFGNMLDAVGAIIFPRKAQG from the coding sequence ATGCGCCTGGTTTTCGCCGCGGCTATCGCCGCAGTGCTCGCAACAGCTTCGCCGGGAACGGCCGAGGCGCGCGTTTCCGCGGGCGATCCTGATGGCATGGTGGCGCAACTCGTCAAGATGGGGGCGAAGGCGGAGCTGACGCGCGACGATATCGGTGATCCGCTGATCAACGCAGAGATAAACGGCTGGAAAAGCTCTCTGGTGTTCTACGATTGCAACGCCGCGCACGCGAAATGCCAAAGCTTCCAGTTCGTCGCCATCTTCGATGCGCCCAAGGGGTTCGACCCTGCGCCGCTTTATGACTTTCCGCGCACGCACCGTTTCGCGGCGATCACCATAAACGCGCAGGGCGATCCGCGCGTAAGCTGGGATGTCATCACCAACGGCGGCATCGACGACGGCATTTTCCGGTCTGCCGTATTCAGCTTTGGAAACATGCTGGACGCAGTGGGCGCGATCATCTTTCCAAGGAAAGCGCAAGGCTGA
- a CDS encoding sensor domain-containing diguanylate cyclase encodes MDVRVTPQESTALYMLLKDSTQDIIVRTDRDGAILDASPVVERFGLPSAGELAGRKLVDLAAPDWADVVGEKLAAAMSGRNDTNWTEFAARTRAGGECWFELQLRGVPEEGGAVGIMRSIDERRHFERALFNASMTDPLTGLTNRRAFISMLEHLCDEGGSGCLAMFDVDHFKSINLRYGFGVGDEVLVAVADLVRTLTRSRDIISRIGGPRIGILLPGASMAEAQAICGRIVGTLSEIRQSAGSNAFSVTASAGAAPIAATVDDTIKRAELALAMAKARGRNRLEMDRGGALPWSKTPATG; translated from the coding sequence ATGGACGTGAGAGTTACGCCGCAGGAAAGCACGGCGCTCTATATGCTGCTCAAGGACAGCACGCAGGACATTATCGTCCGGACGGACCGGGACGGGGCCATCCTCGATGCCTCTCCTGTGGTCGAGCGTTTCGGCTTGCCGTCCGCCGGCGAACTGGCCGGGCGCAAGCTGGTTGATCTTGCGGCGCCCGACTGGGCGGACGTGGTCGGCGAAAAGCTGGCCGCGGCCATGTCGGGCCGGAACGATACAAACTGGACGGAATTCGCGGCACGCACGCGTGCAGGCGGCGAATGCTGGTTCGAACTCCAGTTGCGCGGCGTGCCCGAAGAGGGCGGAGCCGTGGGCATCATGCGCAGCATCGACGAGCGCCGCCATTTCGAACGCGCGCTGTTCAACGCCAGCATGACCGACCCGTTAACGGGCCTTACCAATCGCCGGGCGTTCATCTCGATGCTCGAACACTTGTGCGACGAGGGCGGAAGCGGCTGTCTGGCGATGTTCGATGTCGATCACTTCAAGTCGATCAACCTACGCTATGGCTTCGGCGTGGGGGACGAGGTGCTGGTCGCGGTGGCCGACCTGGTCCGCACGCTTACCCGATCACGCGATATCATTTCGCGCATCGGCGGGCCGCGCATCGGGATACTGTTGCCGGGCGCGTCTATGGCCGAAGCGCAGGCGATTTGCGGGCGTATCGTGGGCACATTGTCTGAAATCCGGCAGTCTGCGGGCAGCAATGCCTTTTCGGTGACGGCAAGCGCCGGAGCGGCGCCCATTGCGGCGACGGTGGACGACACGATCAAGCGCGCCGAACTTGCACTGGCGATGGCCAAGGCGCGCGGCCGCAACCGGCTAGAGATGGATCGTGGCGGCGCCCTGCCGTGGAGCAAGACACCGGCGACCGGTTGA
- a CDS encoding DsbA family protein produces the protein MTLSADVFWSFRSPYSYLATRRYRALGERYDLCIALRPVYPLAIREPDFFERNHPNWLRYLLTDVPRLAQYHGIPFAPPRPDPIVQDIATRKIADEQPYIFRLTRMGQAAARAGKSLAFCDEVSRLIWGGTQNWHEGDHLAGAAERAGLDFAALEAEATDDAAALDAEIAANQAALEAAGHWGVPTLVFEGEPFFGQDRIDLAVWRMKQKSLEER, from the coding sequence ATGACGCTTTCTGCCGACGTATTCTGGTCTTTCCGCAGCCCCTACAGCTACCTTGCCACGCGCCGCTATCGCGCGCTGGGTGAGCGATACGATCTTTGTATCGCCCTGCGCCCTGTCTATCCGCTCGCGATTCGGGAGCCCGATTTCTTCGAGCGCAACCATCCCAACTGGCTGCGTTATCTGCTGACCGACGTGCCGCGCCTTGCCCAGTATCACGGTATTCCGTTTGCGCCGCCGCGCCCCGATCCGATCGTGCAGGATATCGCGACGCGCAAGATCGCGGACGAGCAACCCTACATCTTCCGCCTTACCCGCATGGGGCAGGCCGCCGCGCGGGCGGGCAAGTCGCTGGCGTTTTGCGACGAGGTTTCGCGGCTGATTTGGGGCGGCACGCAGAACTGGCACGAGGGCGATCACCTGGCCGGTGCGGCAGAGCGCGCCGGGCTGGACTTTGCGGCACTGGAAGCGGAAGCAACGGATGACGCAGCAGCACTGGATGCCGAAATCGCCGCCAACCAGGCCGCGCTCGAGGCGGCGGGGCATTGGGGCGTGCCGACACTGGTGTTCGAGGGCGAACCGTTTTTCGGGCAGGACCGCATCGACCTTGCGGTGTGGCGGATGAAGCAGAAGAGTTTGGAAGAGAGATGA
- a CDS encoding GFA family protein yields the protein MSKTMSGGCQCGRARFSVTVENDDAYLCHCRKCQKATGGFAAAFVEVPAGAVTWLAAPDWYESSPVARRPFCSSCGTPLGFAWADGTGTVDLTVGSFDDPSAFVPVAHAGAESLHEAWLDTKDLPRHYSATTESVAKRWQAAGLEVPE from the coding sequence ATGAGCAAGACGATGAGCGGCGGCTGCCAGTGCGGCCGCGCGCGCTTCTCGGTGACGGTCGAAAACGACGACGCGTATCTGTGCCATTGCCGCAAGTGTCAGAAGGCGACCGGCGGTTTTGCGGCGGCGTTCGTGGAAGTCCCGGCCGGCGCCGTGACGTGGCTTGCCGCGCCTGACTGGTATGAGAGTTCGCCGGTTGCGCGGCGGCCGTTCTGTTCCAGTTGCGGCACCCCGCTGGGGTTCGCCTGGGCGGATGGAACAGGCACCGTTGACCTGACCGTGGGCAGTTTTGACGATCCGTCCGCTTTCGTGCCCGTTGCCCACGCAGGGGCGGAAAGCCTTCATGAAGCATGGCTCGACACGAAAGACTTGCCGCGTCACTACAGCGCCACGACCGAAAGCGTGGCGAAACGCTGGCAGGCGGCCGGACTGGAGGTTCCAGAGTGA
- a CDS encoding helix-turn-helix domain-containing protein — MAITAHLEDLSTGAENPRDARRALRLEALGATADDDSARVTLHNISRSGLLLETEAELAEGESIEVDLPLAGVTSATIIWASGRLFGCQFDSPVSEAVLSAAQLRSVSGEPDIALSGDEAAVREGSFGVRLKRLRKDRGLTLAQIASAMSVSKPTVWAWEQGKAHPIESRMGLLAQVLGVSEEELRGGADDNALRDFLARSRERIAQAVGTTPDKIRIMIEL, encoded by the coding sequence ATGGCCATTACGGCCCATTTAGAAGACCTGTCCACCGGCGCGGAAAACCCGCGCGATGCACGTCGCGCGCTGCGGCTGGAGGCGCTTGGCGCCACCGCCGACGACGATTCCGCGCGTGTAACGCTTCACAACATTTCACGTTCGGGCCTGTTGCTGGAAACAGAGGCGGAGCTGGCGGAAGGCGAATCGATCGAGGTTGACCTGCCGCTTGCCGGCGTAACCTCGGCAACGATCATCTGGGCAAGCGGCCGGCTGTTCGGTTGCCAGTTCGATAGTCCGGTGTCCGAAGCGGTGTTGAGCGCGGCCCAGTTGCGCAGCGTTTCCGGAGAGCCGGACATCGCCCTTTCCGGCGACGAAGCGGCCGTGCGCGAAGGATCGTTCGGCGTGCGACTGAAACGTCTGCGCAAGGATCGCGGCCTCACGCTGGCGCAGATCGCATCGGCGATGAGCGTGAGCAAGCCCACCGTCTGGGCGTGGGAGCAGGGCAAGGCCCATCCGATCGAAAGCCGGATGGGGCTGCTCGCGCAAGTGCTGGGCGTAAGCGAAGAGGAATTGCGCGGCGGTGCGGACGACAATGCCCTGCGCGATTTTCTGGCGCGAAGCCGCGAACGCATCGCCCAGGCCGTTGGGACAACTCCCGACAAGATCAGGATAATGATCGAATTATAG
- a CDS encoding GNAT family N-acetyltransferase, whose protein sequence is MVATDKFVEGENDVVTRAGVQLKVRPAYPADETALGDFFDRVSDEDRRFRFLSAHRHLTHEQLVPLTHADHDQTESLVAVDAESHEIVASAMLACDKDMTGGEIAVSVRGDYRGKGVGWAMLDVLAREAQKRGLKRVVSIEDRENHAAIELEREKGFVPHGVDGDPHLVMLEKRFD, encoded by the coding sequence ATGGTTGCTACCGATAAGTTCGTTGAAGGCGAAAACGACGTTGTCACCCGTGCGGGCGTCCAGTTGAAGGTAAGGCCAGCCTATCCCGCCGACGAGACGGCCCTGGGCGATTTCTTCGACCGCGTCAGCGACGAGGATCGCCGGTTCCGCTTTCTGAGTGCGCATCGCCACCTGACGCACGAACAGCTTGTGCCGCTGACCCACGCCGATCACGACCAGACCGAAAGCCTGGTCGCGGTCGATGCCGAATCGCACGAAATCGTCGCTTCGGCGATGCTTGCTTGCGACAAGGACATGACCGGCGGCGAAATCGCCGTGTCTGTTCGCGGCGACTATCGCGGCAAGGGTGTTGGCTGGGCGATGCTGGACGTGCTGGCCCGCGAGGCCCAGAAGCGGGGTCTGAAGCGCGTCGTCTCGATTGAGGATCGCGAAAATCACGCCGCGATAGAGCTGGAGCGCGAAAAGGGCTTCGTGCCGCACGGCGTGGATGGGGACCCGCACCTGGTGATGCTGGAAAAGCGCTTCGACTGA
- a CDS encoding EamA family transporter, whose translation MPTVWIPAALTAGLFQAWRTAIQQRLRETLSVSGAGLVRYLYGAPVALLMAAAWFALRGESVPALGWHFALFAVVGGLAQILATNALIAAFGHRGFVVGTAFSKTEALQAALFSTVLLGDHLPPVVWLGIAAGVSGVMVLGLLGRGEGVRGLFAHLSERGAQLGLLSGALFALTAVLIRVATQDVALSSPVSRALLTLVVVNFAQAVMHGGWLAVRAPQVLVAVMRSWRTAFQVGVLSALGSACWFTGFAAAPVALVRVVGQVEVLFTLGFGHFYLREPLKRGEVLGLLLVSLGVVLALVGAL comes from the coding sequence TTGCCAACGGTCTGGATACCGGCGGCGCTCACCGCCGGTCTTTTCCAGGCCTGGCGGACAGCGATCCAGCAAAGACTGCGCGAGACGCTGAGCGTCAGCGGCGCGGGACTGGTGCGCTATCTCTATGGCGCGCCGGTCGCGCTGTTGATGGCGGCGGCATGGTTTGCGCTGCGCGGAGAGAGCGTGCCCGCGCTTGGCTGGCACTTCGCGTTGTTCGCTGTCGTGGGCGGACTGGCGCAGATCCTTGCCACCAATGCCCTGATTGCCGCGTTCGGCCATCGTGGCTTCGTGGTCGGCACCGCTTTTTCCAAGACAGAGGCATTGCAGGCCGCGCTGTTTTCCACCGTGCTTCTGGGCGATCACCTGCCGCCCGTGGTCTGGCTGGGGATCGCGGCGGGCGTTTCCGGCGTGATGGTGCTGGGCCTGCTCGGGCGCGGAGAAGGGGTTCGCGGCCTGTTCGCCCACTTGTCAGAGCGCGGGGCGCAACTGGGCTTGCTATCGGGGGCGTTGTTCGCGCTTACCGCCGTGCTGATCCGCGTGGCGACGCAGGACGTTGCGCTGTCCTCTCCGGTGTCGCGGGCGCTTTTGACGCTGGTCGTCGTCAACTTTGCGCAAGCAGTGATGCATGGCGGATGGCTGGCCGTGCGCGCACCGCAGGTGCTGGTTGCGGTAATGCGTAGCTGGCGCACGGCGTTTCAGGTCGGGGTGCTTTCGGCGCTCGGTTCCGCCTGCTGGTTTACCGGGTTCGCCGCAGCTCCGGTCGCGCTGGTGCGCGTGGTGGGGCAGGTGGAAGTCCTGTTCACGCTGGGTTTCGGGCATTTCTACCTGCGCGAGCCGCTGAAGCGCGGAGAAGTGCTGGGGCTCCTGCTGGTCTCGCTGGGGGTCGTGCTGGCGCTGGTGGGTGCGCTATGA
- a CDS encoding AMP nucleosidase → MQTPEKIIEDLAAIYDAAVARLRADIAAFAADGTLPPPERRHDGSYCYPELRITYEGRTNPAAATRAFARLNQRGVYACTITRPLLFADYLREQLELIQADYDVEIEVGHSAQEMPFPYVLDGEYGARIGAVSPPQLAEHFPTTELAHIGDELADGYDLQAEGDAMPLSLFDGLRTDFSLARLAHYTGTAPQDFQRYILFTNYHRYVDEFVDWAGQQIGKDGYTALSGAGGLRLERPVDSARSMLAESAWRRHQMPAYHLVGNDRAGITIVNIGVGPSNAKTICDHLAVLRPEAWLMIGHCGGLRPSQKIGDYVLAHAYLRDDHVLDPVLPPEIPIPAIAEVQVALQKAAETVSGEGGSDLKKRMRTGTVVTTDDRNWELRYTHSARRLNLSRAVGIDMESATIAAQGYRFRVPYGTLLCVSDKPLHGEIKLPGQANRFYEEAIGAHLKIGTTACELLRAEGQRLHSRKLRAFNEPPFR, encoded by the coding sequence ATGCAAACACCCGAAAAGATCATCGAAGACCTTGCGGCGATTTACGACGCCGCCGTGGCGCGATTGCGCGCCGATATCGCCGCATTCGCCGCCGACGGCACCCTTCCCCCGCCCGAGCGCAGGCATGATGGCAGCTATTGCTATCCCGAATTGCGCATCACTTATGAAGGACGGACGAACCCGGCCGCCGCTACGCGCGCGTTCGCAAGGCTGAACCAGCGCGGCGTCTATGCCTGCACGATCACGCGTCCGCTGCTGTTCGCCGACTACCTGCGCGAGCAGCTTGAGCTGATACAGGCGGATTACGACGTCGAGATCGAAGTCGGCCACTCCGCCCAGGAAATGCCGTTTCCCTATGTGCTGGATGGCGAATATGGCGCACGGATCGGCGCGGTCAGCCCGCCGCAACTGGCAGAGCATTTCCCGACAACGGAACTGGCCCACATCGGAGACGAACTGGCCGACGGTTACGACCTGCAGGCCGAAGGCGACGCAATGCCGCTGTCGCTGTTCGACGGGCTGCGCACCGATTTCAGCCTGGCCCGTCTTGCGCACTATACCGGCACCGCACCACAGGATTTCCAGCGGTATATCCTGTTCACCAATTACCACCGCTATGTCGACGAGTTCGTGGACTGGGCGGGCCAGCAGATCGGCAAGGACGGCTATACCGCCTTGTCCGGTGCCGGCGGACTTCGGCTGGAAAGGCCGGTCGATTCGGCGCGTTCCATGCTGGCGGAAAGCGCGTGGCGGCGGCACCAGATGCCCGCGTACCACCTCGTTGGAAACGACCGCGCGGGCATCACCATCGTCAACATCGGCGTCGGCCCTTCGAACGCGAAGACGATCTGCGATCACCTGGCCGTATTGCGACCCGAAGCCTGGCTGATGATCGGCCATTGCGGCGGACTGCGCCCCAGCCAGAAGATCGGCGACTATGTGCTGGCGCACGCCTATCTGCGCGACGACCACGTGCTCGACCCGGTCCTGCCGCCCGAAATCCCGATCCCGGCCATCGCGGAAGTGCAGGTCGCGCTCCAGAAGGCGGCGGAAACCGTCAGCGGCGAAGGCGGATCGGACCTGAAGAAGCGGATGCGCACCGGCACCGTCGTCACCACCGACGATCGCAACTGGGAACTGCGCTATACCCATTCGGCCCGGCGGCTGAACCTGTCACGCGCGGTGGGCATCGACATGGAAAGCGCGACTATCGCCGCGCAGGGCTATCGTTTCCGCGTTCCTTACGGCACGCTTCTGTGCGTATCCGACAAGCCGCTGCATGGCGAAATCAAGCTGCCGGGGCAGGCCAATCGCTTTTATGAAGAGGCGATCGGTGCGCACCTGAAGATCGGGACCACCGCCTGCGAACTGCTGCGCGCCGAAGGGCAGCGCCTCCACAGCCGCAAGTTGCGGGCGTTCAACGAACCGCCGTTCCGCTGA